A single Cryomorphaceae bacterium DNA region contains:
- a CDS encoding sulfotransferase domain-containing protein, whose product MSYSGSSLLGFVLGAVPEVWNLGEVKVFPREHRLGRICTCTRPTLECEYWGPLYQQGLTVFNRGSSWKRWEDTVRILLHRPVRAPKESGDARMLRASLEHAKTFEPQSKWLVDTSKSLWRLFALWYNPDIEVKIVYLRRGAKENVASYIKHGHSFGKAVREYGLFHRLSRLWLKKNAGDQVLELSHEDLALKEAEAMSKISQFLDLDYSQYKSQMASREYHIRTGNPRTVDQFRDGFKGFFYDEHWKELLNEKQQQYLDRRFS is encoded by the coding sequence ATGAGCTATTCAGGTTCAAGCCTCTTGGGCTTTGTCTTAGGAGCCGTCCCAGAAGTATGGAACCTCGGTGAAGTCAAGGTGTTTCCGAGGGAGCATCGTTTGGGGCGCATTTGTACCTGTACCCGTCCTACCTTGGAATGCGAATACTGGGGGCCGCTCTACCAACAAGGTCTGACCGTATTCAATCGCGGATCTTCGTGGAAAAGATGGGAGGATACGGTGAGGATCTTGCTGCATCGGCCCGTGAGGGCCCCAAAGGAATCAGGAGATGCTCGAATGCTGCGCGCCAGTCTGGAGCACGCCAAGACTTTTGAACCCCAAAGCAAATGGCTCGTCGACACCTCAAAAAGCCTCTGGAGACTTTTTGCCTTGTGGTACAACCCCGACATTGAGGTCAAAATCGTCTACCTGCGAAGGGGAGCCAAAGAAAACGTGGCTTCCTATATAAAGCACGGGCATTCATTCGGAAAGGCGGTTCGGGAATACGGGCTCTTCCACCGCTTGAGTCGTTTGTGGCTGAAGAAGAATGCTGGAGATCAGGTACTCGAACTCTCCCATGAAGACCTGGCCTTGAAAGAAGCTGAGGCCATGAGTAAGATCTCCCAGTTCTTGGATCTGGACTACAGCCAATACAAAAGTCAAATGGCTTCCCGAGAGTACCACATTCGAACGGGAAACCCGAGGACTGTTGATCAATTCCGCGATGGCTTTAAGGGCTTCTTCTACGATGAGCACTGGAAAGAGCTGCTCAATGAAAAACAACAGCAGTACTTAGATCGTCGCTTCTCATGA
- a CDS encoding sulfotransferase, with amino-acid sequence METTKDKRVEVIGVGPPKTATTWVADILRDHPQVYVPIEKELHYFNPFQHYHRDVPNRNAAQPPAWYHAFFKEASPELVWAEFTVSYFEFSGCAQAIFDYNPEAKIIISLREPVARAFSHFLFLQNRGVIGPEDFELHVARDPYVLEVSTYANRLEEYLSVFPQDQVLVLLHEDLKKDAQAFYRSIADFLDLDKDVEVDLERVSNAATKVKSHKVNQAYMRLRDFMHRYKLHGILDFSQKIGLTRFLEWIRDDLNMSPNTKAPKMPQELKAKYSSRFAEDKKRVEALLNRTLNEWD; translated from the coding sequence ATGGAGACGACGAAGGACAAGCGGGTAGAGGTGATTGGAGTAGGTCCGCCGAAAACGGCCACGACATGGGTGGCCGATATTTTGCGCGACCATCCTCAAGTGTATGTGCCGATTGAAAAGGAACTTCACTATTTCAATCCTTTCCAGCACTATCATCGCGACGTTCCTAATCGCAATGCGGCGCAACCTCCTGCTTGGTATCACGCTTTTTTCAAGGAGGCTTCGCCAGAGCTCGTTTGGGCAGAATTCACTGTGAGTTACTTCGAATTCTCAGGATGCGCTCAGGCCATCTTTGATTACAATCCGGAAGCCAAAATAATCATCAGCTTGCGCGAACCTGTAGCTCGGGCCTTTTCTCATTTTCTATTCCTTCAAAATCGAGGAGTCATAGGTCCGGAAGATTTTGAATTGCACGTTGCTCGTGATCCCTATGTCCTGGAAGTGAGCACATATGCCAATCGATTGGAAGAGTATCTGAGTGTCTTTCCCCAAGACCAGGTTTTGGTCTTACTGCACGAAGACCTCAAGAAGGACGCCCAGGCCTTCTATCGCAGTATTGCGGACTTCTTGGACCTCGATAAAGATGTGGAGGTCGATTTAGAGCGCGTCTCCAACGCTGCCACCAAGGTCAAGTCCCATAAAGTGAATCAGGCGTATATGCGGCTTCGTGATTTCATGCATCGCTATAAGCTCCACGGAATTTTGGATTTCTCTCAGAAGATTGGGTTAACGCGTTTTCTCGAGTGGATACGTGATGACCTCAATATGTCCCCCAACACCAAAGCGCCAAAAATGCCCCAGGAGCTGAAGGCCAAATATTCGAGCCGCTTTGCGGAAGACAAGAAAAGAGTGGAAGCGCTCTTAAATCGTACCTTGAACGAATGGGACTAA
- a CDS encoding sulfotransferase, with protein sequence MGLSDRGIQFIGLGEMKSGTSWVANALAQHPDVGLSFPKELHYFNDRFAYYNPQKSKYAPDLRGYWSHFKHASNQKVLGEFSVHYLFDPVAAERIHRHFPDVKLIVCHRDPVERAYSQWTWSHFHKKQESRSFEEVMATEGELIERGLYFQNIQPYLELFSEDQFLYLSLKDIRQNPEDTLSRIADFLELSPFPSDIDLSSRNRAKSTKSSALYGLQRFIGENLHRFGLSGLGDSVRRSGLGKALSKVNSKAEDLPPFKAEYHDQYDQLFSEDQERWTQFVSRAPSK encoded by the coding sequence ATGGGACTAAGCGACCGCGGAATCCAGTTTATCGGATTAGGGGAGATGAAGTCGGGTACCTCATGGGTGGCCAACGCACTTGCCCAGCACCCCGATGTTGGATTGTCCTTCCCTAAGGAGCTCCATTACTTCAACGACCGTTTTGCGTACTACAATCCCCAAAAATCTAAGTACGCCCCTGACCTCAGAGGTTATTGGTCACACTTCAAGCACGCCTCAAACCAAAAAGTCCTTGGTGAATTCTCGGTCCATTATTTGTTTGATCCGGTAGCTGCAGAGCGCATACATCGACATTTTCCAGACGTAAAGCTCATCGTCTGTCATCGCGACCCCGTCGAACGGGCGTACAGTCAATGGACGTGGTCCCACTTTCACAAAAAACAAGAGTCCAGATCTTTTGAAGAGGTGATGGCCACAGAGGGCGAGTTGATCGAACGTGGCCTCTATTTCCAGAATATTCAACCCTACCTGGAGTTGTTTTCGGAAGATCAGTTTCTCTACCTCTCCCTGAAGGATATACGGCAGAACCCAGAGGACACCCTATCGCGAATTGCCGACTTTCTTGAGCTCTCCCCTTTTCCGAGCGACATCGATTTGTCGAGCCGCAATCGCGCTAAATCGACTAAATCGTCAGCGTTATACGGTCTTCAACGGTTTATCGGAGAGAACCTCCATCGATTTGGCCTATCGGGACTAGGAGACTCGGTGCGCCGATCGGGATTGGGAAAGGCCTTGTCCAAGGTGAACAGCAAGGCAGAGGATCTTCCCCCCTTCAAGGCCGAATACCACGACCAATACGATCAGCTCTTCAGCGAAGATCAGGAACGATGGACGCAATTCGTTTCGCGCGCTCCGTCCAAGTAA
- a CDS encoding glycosyltransferase family 4 protein has translation MKRWAFVYQNDLNEVSANLKQCLWTTQALAQQVDLTWLTAPFDPQKHQNVLARLGISSPPPQVSVGPELGHNGLLSEFTSRWAWSKAALSWLQAQNTEVVYTRDFGFLVFLAVQKILGKRWSFQVIYEPHKVYHRASDKVPRWVEGKALQVVDVFAPITEGIWTDLEHDFRIKKPHHIVPDGVNLPPETPYPKSDEFQMIYTGSFQSWKGLDTVLNALKGWKNKEGWKLTVCGGKPEEIALYEAQMKEAGLNDRVRFAGFLDEEALRADVARAHLALLPNNRERISARYTSPLKLFEYLGSGLPILASDLPSIREVLSEDHAWFFQPEDEGDFLKQVEFAWKDASRRKALSKGNRLYAQKFTWTERAKRIASIVPDLR, from the coding sequence ATGAAGCGTTGGGCCTTCGTATATCAAAACGACCTCAACGAGGTCTCAGCGAACCTGAAGCAGTGCCTTTGGACCACCCAAGCTTTAGCTCAACAGGTCGATTTGACCTGGCTAACGGCACCATTCGACCCTCAAAAACATCAAAACGTACTTGCCCGCTTAGGCATCAGCAGTCCGCCCCCGCAGGTTTCCGTTGGACCTGAACTTGGCCACAATGGTCTGCTGTCGGAATTCACAAGTCGATGGGCCTGGAGCAAAGCAGCCTTGTCTTGGTTGCAAGCCCAGAACACCGAAGTGGTTTACACGCGTGATTTTGGCTTCCTCGTCTTTCTGGCGGTTCAAAAAATCCTGGGAAAGCGATGGTCGTTTCAGGTGATTTACGAGCCCCATAAAGTGTATCATCGGGCCAGCGACAAAGTCCCTCGCTGGGTTGAAGGAAAAGCTCTTCAAGTAGTGGATGTCTTTGCGCCGATCACGGAGGGAATTTGGACCGATCTCGAGCACGATTTCCGTATTAAAAAGCCACATCACATTGTTCCCGATGGCGTAAACCTACCGCCAGAGACGCCTTATCCCAAATCGGATGAATTCCAGATGATCTACACGGGCTCCTTCCAGTCCTGGAAAGGATTGGACACCGTTTTGAATGCCTTGAAAGGCTGGAAAAATAAAGAGGGTTGGAAGCTGACCGTGTGCGGAGGAAAGCCCGAGGAAATCGCGCTGTACGAAGCACAGATGAAAGAAGCTGGATTGAATGACCGCGTGCGATTCGCTGGTTTTTTGGATGAAGAGGCCCTACGGGCCGATGTCGCTCGTGCACACCTCGCCTTATTGCCCAATAATCGCGAACGCATCAGTGCTCGGTACACCAGTCCTTTGAAGTTGTTCGAATACTTGGGGTCTGGACTGCCGATACTGGCGTCTGACCTACCCAGCATTCGAGAGGTTCTATCAGAGGATCATGCATGGTTTTTTCAGCCGGAGGATGAAGGGGATTTTTTGAAGCAAGTGGAATTTGCCTGGAAAGATGCATCGCGCCGTAAGGCGCTTTCCAAAGGCAATCGCCTCTACGCGCAGAAGTTTACTTGGACGGAGCGCGCGAAACGAATTGCGTCCATCGTTCCTGATCTTCGCTGA
- the asnB gene encoding asparagine synthase (glutamine-hydrolyzing), whose product MCGISGITTNDRGLIERMNRTMVHRGPDAEGYYVDEEIGLGHRRLSIIDLSEGGAQPRVQDHLVLTFNGELYNYLEIREELRGLGHRFDTESDTEVLLTAYKVWGADAFKKFIGMWALVIYDTKTHQMVMCRDRIGQKPLYYTQGSFGLAFASEIKALLQIPGIGKERAEALAEYLAFGFNPEPKTAYEDIFALEPGTYREWNRDQGLGPVRKYWSPGWDVQRPSEREALEELNELLQDSVKLRLRADVPLGVFLSGGLDSMGMTTLFKSPWTGLHVALNEDEHALVEKVMAEKEADLVVATPEEFDYRGDFDHVMKHFDTPFGDNSSIPTYWICREARKKGFIVMLGGDGGDELFYGYKRYKQLDLYSKGGGTVLMRGAHALSRRLLPGHDVDKALRFLAKPTFEDFYIKLRGGFTQDEWPNLLSKEYRKSINGYNPAEEVRKNWPTQDWPTVKQAQAFDWSQNFLSDILVKSDRMSMANSIELRSPFLDHRLFEWSAKLHPDVLYGGELKRLYKEWLLPRLPKEVLNQPKRGFGMNVNDLLHPVTDHRIHPNAAEWLKEQKKIFFLNSFNATTRHSS is encoded by the coding sequence ATGTGTGGCATCAGTGGAATAACGACGAATGACCGAGGGCTCATTGAGCGGATGAACCGGACCATGGTGCATCGCGGGCCGGATGCTGAAGGCTACTATGTCGATGAAGAAATTGGCCTCGGCCACCGGCGACTGAGCATTATCGACTTGAGCGAAGGAGGTGCACAGCCAAGGGTTCAAGATCATTTGGTCTTGACCTTCAACGGAGAACTATATAACTACCTCGAAATTCGCGAGGAGCTTCGTGGACTAGGCCATCGCTTTGATACGGAGAGTGATACGGAAGTCCTTCTGACCGCATATAAGGTTTGGGGGGCTGACGCATTCAAAAAGTTCATCGGGATGTGGGCTTTGGTTATCTACGACACCAAGACCCATCAAATGGTGATGTGCCGGGATCGAATTGGTCAAAAACCACTGTACTACACCCAGGGCTCTTTTGGTCTGGCCTTTGCGTCGGAAATCAAAGCGCTCCTCCAGATTCCAGGTATCGGAAAAGAAAGAGCTGAGGCCCTTGCGGAATACCTCGCTTTCGGATTCAACCCTGAACCCAAAACGGCGTATGAGGACATTTTTGCCTTGGAGCCGGGAACCTATCGAGAATGGAATCGAGATCAAGGACTTGGGCCCGTCCGAAAATACTGGTCGCCCGGCTGGGATGTACAGCGACCCAGTGAGCGGGAAGCACTCGAGGAGTTAAACGAACTGCTTCAGGACTCGGTGAAGCTGCGCCTTCGGGCCGATGTTCCGCTAGGGGTATTTCTCAGTGGTGGACTGGACAGCATGGGCATGACCACACTTTTCAAGAGCCCCTGGACAGGCTTACACGTGGCCTTGAATGAAGACGAGCACGCGTTGGTCGAGAAAGTGATGGCCGAAAAAGAGGCAGATCTTGTGGTGGCCACGCCCGAAGAATTCGACTATCGAGGTGATTTCGATCACGTCATGAAGCATTTTGACACCCCATTCGGCGATAATTCGAGCATCCCGACCTATTGGATTTGTCGCGAAGCCCGAAAGAAGGGCTTTATTGTGATGCTGGGCGGAGATGGGGGCGACGAATTGTTCTACGGATACAAGCGATACAAACAGCTCGACCTCTATTCCAAAGGAGGTGGAACGGTGCTGATGCGAGGGGCGCACGCCTTGAGTCGTCGACTCTTGCCCGGCCATGATGTAGATAAGGCGCTGAGGTTTCTGGCCAAACCGACCTTTGAAGACTTCTATATCAAGTTGCGAGGGGGATTTACCCAGGATGAATGGCCGAATTTGCTCTCAAAGGAATACCGCAAGAGCATTAATGGTTACAATCCGGCGGAGGAGGTTCGAAAGAATTGGCCCACACAGGATTGGCCCACAGTGAAGCAAGCCCAGGCCTTTGATTGGTCTCAGAATTTCTTGAGCGATATCTTGGTGAAATCGGACCGAATGTCCATGGCCAACAGCATTGAATTGCGAAGCCCTTTCTTGGACCACCGGCTCTTTGAATGGTCCGCCAAGCTCCACCCTGACGTGCTCTACGGAGGTGAATTGAAAAGACTTTACAAGGAGTGGTTACTTCCTCGGCTACCAAAAGAAGTTTTGAACCAGCCCAAACGCGGTTTTGGAATGAACGTCAACGACCTTCTCCACCCGGTGACCGACCATCGCATTCACCCGAATGCCGCCGAGTGGCTCAAGGAGCAGAAGAAAATCTTCTTCTTGAACAGCTTTAACGCCACTACAAGGCACTCGTCATGA
- a CDS encoding NAD-dependent epimerase/dehydratase family protein, with protein MKILVTGAAGFIGYYTTKQLAERGETVIAIDNINDYYPVSLKYDRLKDLGIESDAFYSYDPITSTKYPNLQFIKMELRDAGELMHLFDKEGITHVCHLAAQAGVRYSLKNPQAYMESNMVGFLNLLEAVRHNPVEHFVYASSSSVYAMNKEVPFSTKHKVSNPISLYAATKRSNELMAHVYSHLYETPTTGLRFFTVYGPWGRPDMAPMLFAKAILNDEPIKVFNNGEMERDFTFIDDIVEGVIKVLDKHVPSHEQADGIPFNIYNIGNNAPVKLMDFISTLEKALGKKAEKIMMPMQPGDVRQTYADVSELIRDYDFKPSTSIENGVQRFANWFKSYYKYE; from the coding sequence ATGAAAATACTCGTAACAGGCGCTGCTGGATTCATCGGCTACTACACCACCAAACAATTGGCCGAACGCGGTGAAACCGTGATCGCCATAGACAATATCAATGACTACTACCCGGTTAGTCTAAAATATGACCGCCTGAAAGACCTAGGCATCGAAAGCGATGCCTTCTACTCGTACGACCCTATCACCTCTACCAAGTACCCGAATCTGCAGTTCATTAAAATGGAGCTTCGAGACGCTGGAGAGCTGATGCATTTATTTGACAAGGAAGGTATTACCCACGTCTGCCATCTTGCGGCGCAGGCGGGAGTGCGCTACAGCTTGAAGAATCCCCAAGCCTACATGGAAAGTAATATGGTGGGCTTTCTAAATCTACTTGAGGCCGTGCGGCATAATCCGGTGGAGCATTTCGTATACGCCAGCAGCTCCAGCGTGTACGCGATGAATAAGGAGGTGCCCTTCAGCACGAAGCACAAGGTGAGTAATCCCATTTCGCTTTATGCGGCCACCAAGAGATCCAATGAACTCATGGCCCACGTCTACAGTCATTTGTACGAAACGCCAACGACTGGATTACGATTCTTCACCGTTTACGGACCTTGGGGGAGACCAGATATGGCGCCGATGTTGTTTGCCAAGGCAATATTGAATGATGAACCCATCAAGGTCTTTAATAATGGGGAAATGGAGCGAGATTTCACCTTCATTGATGACATTGTTGAAGGTGTTATAAAAGTGCTCGACAAACATGTGCCTTCACACGAACAAGCAGACGGAATTCCTTTCAATATTTACAACATCGGAAACAACGCCCCGGTCAAACTGATGGACTTCATTTCGACTTTAGAAAAGGCTTTGGGCAAGAAGGCGGAGAAAATCATGATGCCCATGCAACCTGGGGATGTTCGGCAAACTTATGCTGATGTTTCTGAGCTGATCAGAGACTACGATTTCAAGCCGAGTACGAGTATTGAAAACGGTGTTCAAAGGTTTGCCAATTGGTTTAAATCGTATTACAAATATGAGTAA